In the Topomyia yanbarensis strain Yona2022 chromosome 3, ASM3024719v1, whole genome shotgun sequence genome, one interval contains:
- the LOC131691796 gene encoding membrane-bound alkaline phosphatase-like, whose amino-acid sequence MYHQVISVCFVLSIILSCVLGLRTQEFLEHVAGIDDEIHPPPVSSVKSEKARQKRVIASSDYENTAQFWKVGAQLRLKEQLLKRTNRNVAKNVIFFLGDGMSIPTLAASRMYLGQMDGQPGEESRLSFEEFPDIGLIKTYCVDRQVADSACSATAYLCGVKANYATIGVTAAVNYNNCAGSNNPKNHVESIMSWAQAAGKATGIVTTTRVTHASPAGTYAHVANRDWECDADVSSKQEDPTKCQDIAAQLVRNDPGKNFKVILGGGSRKFIPNSVKDPSGKFGQRLDGGNLISEWYYSKPIGSARFVTNRQELVGINFNETEYLMGLFQPDHLKYNMDSNHQTDPSLSDMTYAAIKTLEKHPKGYVLFVEGGKIDLAHHETKARKSLDETVQFSEAVSLATQLSNPDDTLIVVTADHSHTMTLAGYSKRGHDVLGVSTSTKHKKTYTTLAYANGPGGPSVDESGNMLKFTEEMVANKEFQYPKLVPMKYETHGGDDVALFAYGPWSHLFNGMYEQNVIPHLIGYAACIGDGLTACKR is encoded by the exons ATGTACCACCAAGTGATCAGTGTCTGTTTTGTTTTATCGATAATTTTAAGTTGTGTTCTAGGATTACGAACCCAAGAATTCCTAGAACATGTCGCTGGAATCGACGATGAAA TTCATCCACCACCAGTTAGTTCTGTGAAGTCGGAAAAAGCGCGCCAGAAGCGTGTAATTGCCTCATCGGACTACGAAAATACGGCTCAATTCTGGAAGGTTGGAGCCCAACTGAGACTGAAGGAGCAACTGCTGAAACGCACCAATCGAAATGTGGCCAAAAATGTGATATTCTTCCTAGGGGATGGTATGTCCATCCCGACACTGGCCGCCAGCCGTATGTACCTTGGCCAGATGGATGGACAGCCAGGTGAAGAATCGCGACTTTCCTTCGAGGAGTTTCCTGATATTGGGCTAATCAAG ACCTACTGCGTGGACAGACAGGTTGCAGACTCGGCTTGCTCGGCGACCGCTTATTTGTGCGGGGTCAAGGCCAACTATGCCACCATCGGTGTGACGGCTGCGGTAAACTACAACAACTGTGCCGGGAGCAACAACCCCAAGAACCACGTTGAGTCGATTATGAGCTGGGCACAGGCAGCCGGCAAGGCTACCGGGATCGTTACAACCACGCGGGTAACGCACGCAAGCCCGGCAGGAACGTACGCGCACGTGGCTAACCGGGATTGGGAGTGCGATGCCGATGTGTCGTCGAAGCAGGAAGATCCTACCAAATGTCAAGACATTGCTGCCCAGTTAGTAAGGAATGATCCGGGAAAGAACTTTAAAGTTATTTTGGGAGGTGGAAGCCGCAAATTCATCCCGAACAGTGTAAAGGACCCGTCGGGGAAATTCGGTCAACGATTGGATGGCGGGAATCTGATCTCGGAATGGTATTACAGCAAACCGATCGGTTCAGCAAGATTTGTCACAAACAGGCAAGAATTGGTGGGAATTAATTTCAACGAAACGGAATACCTAATGGGTCTTTTTCAACCAGACCACCTCAAGTATAACATGGATAGTAATCATCAAACTGATCCTTCTTTGAGTGACATGACTTACGCAGCTATCAAAACTCTTGAAAAACATCCTAAGGGTTACgtactttttgttgaaggagGTAAAATCGATTTAGCGCATCATGAAACGAAGGCAAGAAAATCTCTAGATGAAACGGTTCAGTTCTCGGAGGCCGTCTCGTTAGCCACTCAACTGAGCAACCCAGATGATACGTTGATAGTTGTCACGGCTGATCACTCCCACACAATGACATTGGCTGGATACTCCAAACGTGGTCACGATGTGTTGGGAGTCAGTACCTCCACTAAACATAAGAAAACGTACACGACTCTAGCATATGCCAATGGTCCTGGAGGGCCATCGGTGGATGAGAGCGGAAATATGCTAAAGTTTACCGAGGAGATGGTAGCAAATAAGGAGTTTCAGTATCCGAAACTAGTTCCTATGAAGTATGAGACTCACGGTGGAGATGATGTTGCACTGTTCGCCTACGGGCCGTGGTCACATCTTTTCAACGGAATGTACGAGCAAAATGTGATACCGCATTTGATCGGGTATGCGGCATGCATCGGGGATGGATTGACGGCGTGCAAgagataa